In the Anastrepha obliqua isolate idAnaObli1 chromosome 1, idAnaObli1_1.0, whole genome shotgun sequence genome, one interval contains:
- the LOC129246416 gene encoding uncharacterized protein LOC129246416, with product MDSCKSATTPWVDGTVLKKCEKQCKDIDAMRYQSLIGGLMYLAVISRPDIAHVVSKLSQFNNHPHEEHFKAAKHVLRYLKQSSAAKITYSSTGENLVCYTDSDWAGDVSDRKSCSGYVIFMSDGLVSWESKKQSIVALSTMEAEYIALCQGAKDVVFLRTLLREMGYDGYVNEPTNMHCDNQSAQFLLKHPMVHKRSKRIDLRFHYVRELFEKGEIEVHFVNSDANAADIMTKFLKKLKHKNGCKLLKLTM from the coding sequence ATGGACTCATGCAAGTCGGCAACTACACCTTGGGTTGATGGCACGGTACTCAAGAAGTGTGAGAAGCAGTGTAAAGATATTGACGCGATGCGATACCAAAGTTTAATCGGAGGGTTGATGTACCTGGCGGTAATATCTAGGCCAGATATCGCCCATGTTGTATCTAAATTATCACAATTTAATAATCATCCAcatgaagaacattttaaagCTGCGAAGCACGTGTTACGATATTTGAAGCAGAGTTCAGCAGCGAAAATAACTTATTCATctacaggcgaaaatttggtgtGCTACACAGATTCCGACTGGGCTGGTGACGTATCTGATCGCAAGTCATGCAGCGGTTACGTAATATTCATGTCTGATGGTCTGGTTTCTTGGGAATCAAAAAAGCAGTCTATCGTTGCCCTCAGTACAATGGAGGCAGAATATATAGCTCTATGTCAAGGCGCAAAAGATGTTGTTTTTCTTCGAACGTTGTTGCGTGAAATGGGGTATGACGGATACGTAAATGAACCTACGAACATGCATTGCGATAATCAAAGTGCACAATTTTTGCTGAAGCACCCGATGGTGCACAAGCGCAGTAAACGCATAGATTTAAGATTTCATTACGTCCGTGAGTTGTTTGAAAAGGGCGAAATCGaggtacattttgtaaattcTGATGCAAATGCAGCAGATATaatgactaaatttttaaagaaattgaaacataaaaatggaTGTAAATTGCTAAAGCTTacaatgtaa